One Pochonia chlamydosporia 170 chromosome 5, whole genome shotgun sequence DNA segment encodes these proteins:
- a CDS encoding MFS transporter (similar to Neosartorya fischeri NRRL 181 XP_001260394.1) — MSKQAMESALGAEHHEYLVQKHGTTELNPVPHMDDADPLNWPKYKKITNLALVSFNAMMALFTAASIQAAFVDISKDLGVSVQRASYLTSLFIAIIGAAPLFWRPLSHTYGRRPIFLVSLLCSLVGNVGCAVSPTYATMGLCRAITAFFISPASSIGSAVVSESFFRHERGRYIGIWTVMVTLGVPVAPLVFGFVAFRVGYRWIYWTLAITNAVQFLLYMFLGSETRYVPNAKPLHQYSRVRQLFGLYRIDPSPLDPKSFISPLRFTFRICVSLAAVSYAMIFLWGCVMTSLEMPQIFPEKFGLNTEQVGLQNIGLIVGTILGEQIGGFASDKWMWTRELKGRRPDPEFRLWLSHIGHLLTICGVVVFFVQLDRASDTWNVTPVVGTGIAAAGNQIVTTVMITYAVDCYPEDAAGIGVFVTLVRQTWGFIGPFWFPQMIENIGYARSTAVSTAMIVGVSILPTVLLQWRGRLWRGRGDEKGEM; from the exons ATGTCGAAACAGGCAATGGAGAGT GCTCTTGGCGCCGAGCACCACGAGTACCTCGTTCAGAAACATGGTACAACAGAGCTGAATCCCGTGCCGCACATGGACGATGCAGATCCACTAAACTGGCCGAAATACAAG AAAATCACCAACCTGGCACTGGTGTCGTTTAACGCCATGATGGCCCTCTTCACAGCCGCGTCTATCCAAGCTGCCTTTGTGGACATATCCAAAGATTTGGGCGTGAGCGTCCAGCGCGCCAGCTATCTCACCTCGTTGTTCATCGCCATTATTGGTGCTGCGCCGCTGTTCTGGCGTCCATTGTCACATACCTATGGCCGACGGCCGATTTTCCTCGTCTCCCTGCTGTGCAGTCTCGTTGGTAATGTTGGCTGTGCGGTGAGTCCGACGTACGCAACTATGGGGTTGTGCCGTGCCATTacggccttcttcatcagtCCTGCTAGTTCCATTGGCAGTGCCGTGGTGTCGGAGTCGTTCTTCCGCCATGAGAGGGGGCGGTACATCGGTATTTGGACAGTCATGGTGACGCTTGGTGTGCCTGTTGCGCCGCTCGTGTTTGGATTCGTAGCCTTTAGAGTCGGATACCGCTGGATATACTGGACTCTTGCCATT ACAAACGCCGTCCAGTTCCTGCTATATATGTTCCTCGGCTCCGAAACCCGCTACGTCCCCAACGCAAAACCACTCCATCAGTACTCCCGCGTCCGCCAACTCTTTGGCCTCTACCGCATCGACCCCTCGCCCTTGGACCCCAAATCCTTCATCTCCCCCCTCAGATTCACATTCCGCATCTGCGTCAGCCTCGCCGCCGTCTCCTACGCCATGATCTTCCTCTGGGGCTGCGTAATGACATCCCTCGAGATGCCGCAGATCTTCCCCGAAAAGTTCGGCCTCAACACCGAGCAAGTCGGTCTCCAGAACATCGGCCTCATAGTCGGCACCATCCTCGGCGAGCAGATTGGCGGCTTCGCCTCCGACAAGTGGATGTGGACGCGGGAGCTCAAGGGACGCCGGCCGGACCCGGAGTTTCGTCTGTGGCTCAGCCACATTGGCCACTTGTTGACGatttgtggtgttgtcgtgTTCTTCGTGCAGTTGGACAGGGCGTCGGACACCTGGAATGTCACGCCTGTGGTGGGAACGGGGATTGCGGCCGCGGGAAATCAGATTGTCACGACGGTCATGATTACGTATGCGGTGGATTGCTATCCCGAGGATGCGGCGGGGATTGGGGTGTTTGTCACGTTGGTGAGGCAGACTTGGGGGTTTATAGGGCCGTTTTG GTTTCCGCAGATGattgagaatattgggtatgCGAGGTCTACGGCGGTTTCGACGGCCATGATTGTGGGAGTGTCGATCTTGCCGACGGTTTTGCTGCAGTGGAGGGGGAGGCTTTGGCGCGGTAGGGGGGACGAGAAGGGGGAGATGTAA
- a CDS encoding PAN domain-containing protein, which translates to MKTTSFWAVLPLLAPAALAKPAPTPTTTPSSCTASLVTTICDYPTPGPEFAIASDGKSSCWEYCNKHQPCNFVIFVAGNPYTGTGTCWLYPGQKFDPSKASSSCGHPSLSVFDKPVCSGSPDGCAATASPSAVAEVCGYPAPGDCFDNCYASSGASQCLSLCAKADVCEYAVFNPHNPTNSPYGSGTCWVYGEGKYEPGKAGTCAGAVEQYVYNNVCPKPRVSSTSAAVKATGTGTGTGGSTGGGSGSGSSSGSGSGSGSGKGSGTETGTVNGDAVPVMATSTSENLAPTGLSFGRPLAVGVAALAWQGL; encoded by the coding sequence ATGAAAACAACCTCCTTCTGGGCCGTCCTGCCCCTCCTCGCTCCCGCCGCCCTCGCCAAACCtgctccaacaccaacaaccaccccATCAAGCTGCACGGCTTCCCTCGTCACAACCATCTGCGACTACCCTACCCCAGGCCCCGAATTCGCCATCGCCAGCGACGGCAAGTCCTCCTGCTGGGAATACTGCAACAAGCACCAGCCATGCAACTTTgtcatcttcgtcgctgGTAACCCCTACACCGGCACCGGCACATGCTGGCTGTACCCGGGCCAGAAGTTCGACCCCAGCAAGGCATCTTCCAGCTGCGGCCACCCCAGCCTCTCTGTGTTTGATAAGCCTGTTTGCTCGGGGAGTCCAGATGGGTGTGCCGCGACGGCGAGCCCTTCTGCTGTGGCGGAGGTGTGTGGGTATCCGGCGCCGGGGGACTGTTTCGACAATTGTTATGCTAGTAGTGGTGCGTCGCAGTGCTTGAGTCTGTGTGCGAAGGCGGATGTTTGTGAGTATGCGGTGTTTAATCCGCATAATCCTACGAATTCGCCGTATGGGTCGGGGACGTGTTGGGTGTATGGGGAGGGGAAGTATGAGCCTGGGAAGGCGGGGACgtgtgctggtgctgttgagCAGTATGTTTATAATAATGTGTGTCCGAAGCCGAGGGTGTCGAGTACGTCTGCGGCGGTGAAGGCtactgggactgggactgggactggggGTTCTACTGGTGGCGGAAGCGGAAGTGGTAGTAGTAGTGGAAGTGGGAGCGGAAGCGGAAGTGGTAAGGGTAGTGGTACCGAGACTGGTACGGTGAATGGTGATGCTGTGCCGGTCATGGCTACGAGTACGAGTGAGAATTTGGCGCCTACTGGTTTGTCGTTTGGTCGTCCTTTGGCTGTGGGTGTGGCGGCGTTGGCGTGGCAGGGTCTTTGA
- a CDS encoding NADP-specific glutamate dehydrogenase (similar to Aspergillus terreus NIH2624 XP_001214741.1), which yields MPLLNGNGNGNGTHAPAANTAHLPAEPEFEQAYKELASTLEDSTLFRDHPEYRTALAVSAIPERVIQFRVVWEDDNGHLQVNRGFRVQFNSALGPYKGGLRFHPSVNLSILKFLGFEQIFKNALTGLNMGGGKGGADFDPKGKSDGEIRRFCQAFMRELSKHIGADTDVPAGDIGVSGREIGYMYGAYRQARNRWEGVLTGKGLSWGGSLIRPEATGYGVIYYVQHMLEYAGRGTFAGKKVAISGSGNVAQYAALKCIELGATVVSLSDSKGTLVAESDKTFTAEHIDQIAELKAQRRALSDFDHGGRYKYIEGARPWVHVGAVDIALPCATQNEVSKEEAEALISNGVIAVAEGSNMGCTQDAIDLFETQRRKKGGEAIWYAPGKAANCGGVAVSGLEMAQNSQRLNWTSEEVDEKLKGIMKNAFMNGLETAKKYVEAKDGELPSLVAGSNIAGFVKVAQAMHDQGDWWA from the exons ATGCCTCTTctcaacggcaacggcaacgggaACGGCACTCACGCCCCCGCTGCCAACACGGCCCATTTGCCCGCTGAGCCTGAGTTTGAGCAGGCATACAAGG AACTCGCCAGCACACTCGAGGACAGCACCCTGTTCCGTGACCACCCCGAATACCGCACCGCTTTGGCCGTCTCTGCCATCCCAGAGCGAGTGATTCAGTTCCGAGTTGTGTGGGAGGACGACAATGGCCATCTGCAGGTGAACCGCGGCTTCAGAGTCCAGTTCAACTCGGCGCTTGGTCCTTATAAGGGTGGTTTGCGATTCCACCCCAGCGTCAACCTGTCCAT TTTGAAATTCCTTGGTTTTGAGCAGATCTTCAAGAATGCTCTTACTGGAT TGAACATGGGTGGTGGCAAGGGCGGTGCCGATTTCGACCCCAAGGGTAAATCGGATGGCGAGATCCGTCGCTTCTGCCAGGCTTTCATGCGCGAGCTGTCTAAGCACATTGGTGCGGATACCGATGTCCCGGCTGGTGATATTGGTGTTTCTGGGCGTGAGATTGGTTACATGTATGGCGCCTATCGACAGGCCCGAAATCGCTGGGAGGGTGTTTTGACTGGAAAGGGATTGAGCTGGGGTGGCTCTCTCATCCGACCTG AGGCTACTGGTTACGGAGTCATCTACTATGTCCAACACATGCTCGAGTATGCCGGTCGCGGTACCTTTGCTGGCAAGAAGGTGGCCATTTCTGGCTCCGGCAACGTCGCCCAGTACGCCGCCCTGAAATGTATCGAACTCGGCGCCACTGTTGTCTCGCTCTCCGACTCCAAGGGCACTCTCGTGGCTGAATCGGACAAGACCTTCACTGCCGAACACATTGACCAGATTGCCGAGCTCAAGGCCCAGCGACGAGCCCTGTCCGACTTTGATCACGGTGGCCGATACAAGTACATTGAGGGCGCTCGCCCCTGGGTGCACGTTGGTGCGGTGGACATTGCCCTGCCTTGCGCTACCCAGAACGAGGTCAGCAAGGAGGAGGCCGAGGCACTGATTTCCAATGGTGTGATTGCCGTTGCTGAGGGTTCCAACATGGGCTGCACTCAGGATGCCATTGACTTGTTCGAGACGCAGCGACGCAAGAAGGGCGGTGAGGCTATTTGGTATGCTCCTGGAAAGGCTGCCAACTgcggtggtgttgccgtTTCTGGATTGGAGATGGCTCAGAACAGCCAG CGACTCAACTGGACGTCTGAGGAAGTggatgagaagctcaagggTATCATGAAGAATGCCTTTATGAACGGACTCGAGACGGCCAAGAAGTACGTCGAGGCCAAGGATGGTGAGCTGCCTTCGCTGGTGGCCGGCAGCAACATTGCTGGATTCGTCAAGGTTGCGCAGGCGATGCACGATCAGGGCGACTGGTGGGCTTAA
- a CDS encoding DNA polymerase delta catalytic subunit (similar to Aspergillus terreus NIH2624 XP_001211449.1): MTSVLPQKRVLGEAGTRQNIPPSTPGSIKKRRTDIFSSSPASRFTGSQRDPKAKLGSSQPKSAFETEVLEKLSQDISDLKRNNSEKDQAWDRPPVVDFEPSRDNLCFQSIEAEEGTLHGGKATVKLFGVTDEGHSVMLHVTDFKHYLYVRAPVLFQPQDTNGYKAFLETQIAQHQPAIHSVALAFREDIYGFSGNEQHAYLKVTVTDPKFINKVRSTIESGNANWKGMWGAVDGIRTYDNIQYVLRFMVDCKVQGMSWVEAPAETYKLIPENLRQSNCQIEAEIPYLDLVAHKPEGEWAKMAPLRVLSFDIECAGRKGIFPEANHDPVIQIANVVTKYGEKKPFIRNVFCLDTTSSIVATQILEYEKEDKMLRDWQQFLIRADPDIIIGYNIANFDFPYLLDRAKHLKVNGFEYWSRLPSVPSRVKETNFSSKQIGNRDTKATNTNGRLQLDLLQLIQRDHHLRSYTLNSVCSHFLGEQKEDVHHTMITELFNGTPESRRRLALYCLKDAYLPQRLMDKLSCLENYTEMARVTGVPFNFLLSRGQQIKFISQLFRKALEQKLVIPNIKSDASDEQYEGATVIEPVRGYYDVPIATLDFASLYPSIIQAHNLCYTTLLRDKKLIDKLGLVKDQDYIVTPNGDTFVTTKQRKGLLAQILEELLTARKQAKRELAQETDPFKKAVLNGRQLALKISANSVYGLTGATTGKLPCLEIASSTTSFGRQMIEKTKDEVEKKYNIANGYSHDAQVVYGDTDSVMVKFGTKDLAEAMKLGEEASHYVSSKFVKPIKLEFEKVYFPYLLINKKRYAGLYWTKTEAYDKMDTKGIETVRRDNCLLVQTVIEKVLRMILIDRDVDGAQEYVKETIANLLQNKVDMSKLVITKALTKDDYAAKQAHVELAHRMKKRDAGSAPALGDRVAYVMVRGAANAKNFEKSEDPLYVLENNVPIDTKYYLDNQLAKPLGRIFEPILGETKARTLLTGDHTRTISVAAPTVGGLMKFAKKTQTCMGCKKPLTGKHESNGAVCSDCAPRVGELYKRTLDKVSDLEIRFGRLWTQCQRCQGSMHCEVICSSKDCPIFYMRMKAKKDLEDAGKDLSRFDMDPAAMW, translated from the exons ATGACTTCTGTCCTGCCCCAGAAGCGGGTGCTGGGGGAGGCAGGCACTCGCCAGAATATCCCCCCATCAACCCCAGGCTCAATCAAGAAGCGTAGAACCGACATATTTTCATCCTCGCCAGCTTCCAGATTCACAGGGTCCCAAAGGGATCCGAAAGCCAAGCTTGGATCTAGTCAACCAAAGAGTGCTTTCGAAACGGAGGTCCTCGAGAAGCTCAGCCAAGACATCTCAGACCTGAAGCGCAACAATAGCGAGAAGGACCAAGCATGGGACCGTCCACCAGTTGTCGATTTCGAACCCAGTCGAGATAACCTGTGCTTCCAGTCCATCGAAGCTGAGGAAGGAACTCTGCATGGTGGCAAGGCAACCGTGAAGCTGTTTGGCGTCACGGACGAAGGCCACTCTGTCATGCTGCACGTCACCGACTTCAAGCATTACTTGTATGTCCGTGCTCCGGTCTTGTTCCAACCGCAAGACACCAATGGCTACAAGGCATTCCTCGAAACACAAAttgctcaacaccaacccgCAATCCACTCTGTCGCCCTTGCCTTCAGAGAGGATATCTACGGCTTCTCAGGCAACGAACAGCATGCCTATCTCAAAGTCACCGTCACCGATcccaagttcatcaacaaggTGCGGTCTACTATAGAAAGCGGAAACGCAAACTGGAAAGGCATGTGGGGTGCTGTCGACGGCATCAGAACATATGACAACATTCAATACGTCCTGAGATTCATGGTGGACTGCAAG GTCCAAGGCATGTCATGGGTTGAAGCGCCCGCAGAAACATACAAGCTCATCCCTGAAAACCTCCGACAATCCAACTGCCAGATCGAAGCTGAAATCCCGTACCTCGACCTGGTTGCTCATAAACCTGAAGGCGAATGGGCCAAGATGGCCCCACTTCGCGTCTTGTCCTTCGATATCGAGTGCGCTGGTAGAAAAGGCATCTTCCCTGAAGCCAATCATGACCCCGTCATTCAAATTGCCAATGTAGTCACAAAGTACGGAGAGAAGAAGCCATTCATTCGGAACGTCTTTTGCCTCGATACAACAAGTTCAATTGTGGCTACACAAATTCTGGAATATGAAAAGGAAGACAAGATGTTGAGGGATTGGCAGCAATTCCTGATTAGGGCTGATCCAGATATCATCATTGGGTACAATATTGCCAACTTTGATTTCCCGTATTTGTTGGACAGAGCAAAGCACCTAAAGGTCAACGGTTTTGAGTATTGGTCTCGACTTCCCAGCGTTCCATCCAGGGTCAAGGAGACAAACTTCTCGAGTAAACAAATCGGCAACCGGGACACCAAggccaccaacaccaacggaCGACTACAACTGGACTTGCTCCAATTAATTCAACGAGATCACCATCTGCGAAGTTACACTCTAAATTCTGTGTGCTCACACTTCTTGGGCGAGCAAAAAGAGGATGTTCACCACACTATGATCACTGAACTTTTCAACGGTACTCCGGAATCGAGGCGGCGTCTGGCACTGTACTGTTTGAAGGATGCCTACCTCCCACAACGGCTAATGGACAAGCTCTCATGTCTTGAAAATTATACCGAAATGGCCAGAGTCACGGGTGTGCCTTTCAACTTTTTGCTCTCTCGCGGGCAGCAAATCAAGTTCATCAGCCAGCTGTTCCGCAAAGCCTTGGAACAAAAGCTGGTGATTCCCAACATCAAATCAGACGCTTCGGACGAGCAGTATGAAGGTGCCACTGTCATTGAGCCGGTGCGAGGCTATTACGATGTACCCATTGCCACCCTTGATTTTGCATCCCTGTACCCCAGCATCATTCAGGCGCACAACTTGTGTTACACTACATTACTTCGAGACAAAAAGCTCATCGACAAGTTGGGCTTGGTCAAAGACCAAGATTACATCGTCACTCCGAATGGTGACACTTTCGTGACGACCAAACAGCGGAAGGGTCTGCTGGCACAAATTCTGGAGGAATTGCTGACGGCCCGTAAGCAAGCGAAGCGTGAATTGGCTCAAGAGACGGATCCGTTCAAAAAGGCTGTGCTGAATGGTCGGCAACTGGCGTTGAAGATTAGCGCCAACTCGGTCTACGGGTTAACTGGTGCCACGACTGGAAAGCTTCCCTGCCTAGAGATTGCCAGTAGTACGACTAGTTTTGGTCGACAAATGATTGAAAAGACCAAGGACGAAgtggagaagaagtacaACATTGCCAACGGATACTCGCACGACGCACAGGTTGTTTACGGTGACACCGATTCCGTCATGGTCAAATTTGGCACCAAGGACTTGGCGGAAGCAATGAAACTGGGAGAGGAAGCGTCACACTACGTATCATCCAAGTTCGTCAAGCCGATCAAGCTAGAGTTCGAGAAAGTCTACTTCCCTTACCTTCTTATCAACAAGAAGCGATACGCTGGGTTGTACTGGACCAAGACGGAGGCGTATGACAAGATGGACACCAAGGGTATTGAGACTGTTCGGCGAGATAACTGCCTGTTGGTGCAAACGGTTATCGAAAAAGTGCTCAGAATGATTCTGATTGACcgagatgttgatggtgcaCAAGA ATATGTGAAGGAGACAATCGCCAACTTGCTACAGAACAAGGTTGACATGTCAAAACTGGTCATTACGAAGGCGTTGACAAAAGACGACTACGCTGCGAAACAAGCACATGTGGAGTTGGCTCACCGAATGAAGAAACGTGATGCCGGCTCAGCTCCTGCTCTTGGTGACCGAGTCGCCTATGTCATGGTCCGCGGGGcagccaatgccaagaacTTTGAAAAGTCGGAGGACCCCTTATATGTTTTGGAGAACAATGTGCCTATTGACACCAAGTACTACCTGGATAACCAGCTGGCGAAGCCGTTGGGCCGTATCTTTGAGCCTATCCTTGGTGAGACCAAGGCAAGGACTTTGTTGACGGGAGACCACACACGAACGATTTCGGTGGCGGCACCAACGGTGGGCggcttgatgaagtttgCGAAAAAGACACAAACGTGTATGGGATGCAAGAAGCCGCTCACAGGCAAGCACGAGAGCAACGGAGCGGTGTGCTCAGACTGTGCGCCTCGAGTGGGTGAGCTGTATAAGCGGACGTTGGACAAGGTTTCGGATCTCGAGATTCGATTCGGCCGACTCTGGACACAGTGCCAGCGATGCCAAGGCAGTATGCACTGTGAGGTTATCTGTAGCAGTAAGGATTGCCCTATTTTTTACATGCGAatgaaggccaagaaggatttggaagatgCGGGCAAAGACCTGTCGCGATTCGACATGGACCCAGCAGCCATGTGGTAA